A window of Rhododendron vialii isolate Sample 1 chromosome 13a, ASM3025357v1 contains these coding sequences:
- the LOC131313520 gene encoding uncharacterized protein LOC131313520 encodes MDYRLAAPKLLCAQLKHARQTPSQSSMSLGGILFQRAWLQGILVSTASDGGFILDDGTGLVELSLSGDSFNRQWKTGMYVMVVGGFFVRTGDISMIQVHKMVDLSPFPDREAMWYLEVMEAYKLFYQPEL; translated from the exons atggattaCAGGCTAGCAGCACCAAAGCTGCTATGCGCACAGCTAAAGCACGCCCGCCAAACACCCTCGCAGTCCTCCATGTCTCTCGGCGGCATCCTCTTCCAACGTGCCTGGTTACAG GGCATTCTGGTCTCAACAGCCTCCGACGGCGGTTTCATCCTCGACGACGGCACCGGCCTTGtcgaactctctctctccggtgATTCCTTCAATCGCCAGTGGAAGACAG GGATGTATGTGATGGTTGTTGGAGGGTTTTTCGTCCGTACGGGTGATATTTCCATGATTCAG GTTCACAAAATGGTTGACCTTTCTCCATTTCCTGATCGAGAGGCAATGTGGTATTTAGAAGTTATGGAGGCGTACAAACTTTTCTACCAACCAGAACTATGA
- the LOC131313467 gene encoding GDSL esterase/lipase At5g22810 yields MGALEIFLIFFVFIGVLCLVNGQPLVPALFIFGDSVGDVGNNNQLFTIVKANFPPYGRDFIGHKHTGRFCNGKLALDLTAENIGFTTYPPAYLSKEASGQNLLTGANFASGASGYYEATAQLYHTIPLSKQLEYYKECQKKLVGIAGKANASSIISGSIYFISSGSSDFVQNYYINPLLYEKYTTDQFSDILIQSYATFVQELYGLGARKIGVATLPPLGCLPASITIFGSDSNECVAKLNKAAISFNNKLNVTSQNLQNKLSNLTLVVLDIYQPLYDLVTKPAANGFAEARRACCGTGLLETSYLCNAKSPGTCANASQYVFWDGFHPSEAANVILANDLLISGIALIS; encoded by the exons atgggtgctttagaaattttcttgattttctttgtttttattggGGTGCTCTGTTTGGTCAATGGGCAACCTCTAGTTCCAGCATTGTTCATATTTGGTGACTCTGTTGGAGATGTAGGCAATAACAACCAACTTTTCACTATTGTCAAGGCAAACTTCCCTCCTTATGGAAGAGACTTCATAGGTCACAAACATACTGGAAGGTTCTGCAATGGAAAGCTCGCCTTAGATTTGACCg CTGAGAATATAGGTTTCACCACATACCCACCAGCTTATCTTAGCAAGGAAGCAAGTGGACAGAACCTCCTGACTGGAGCCAACTTTGCTTCTGGTGCTTCTGGGTATTATGAAGCTACTGCACAACTATAT CATACCATACCATTGAGTAAGCAGCTGGAATACTACAAGGAGTGCCAGAAGAAATTGGTGGGAATTGCTGGGAAGGCCAATGCTTCGTCCATTATCTCTGGTTCAATCTACTTCATCAGTTCGGGGAGTAGCGACTTTGTTCAGAACTACTATATCAATCCTCTGCTCTACGAGAAGTACACAACTGATCAGTTCTCAGACATTCTCATTCAGTCTTATGCAACTTTCGTTCAG GAGCTATATGGATTGGGAGCGAGGAAGATCGGAGTTGCAACGCTGCCACCGCTAGGATGTCTGCCGGCATCCATTACAATATTCGGCTCTGATAGCAATGAGTGTGTGGCCAAGTTAAATAAAGCTGCAATCTCATTCAATAACAAGCTCAATGTCACCTCTCAGAATTTGCAAAACAAGCTTTCCAACCTCACCCTGGTTGTCTTGGACATCTATCAACCTCTCTATGACCTTGTCACAAAGCCTGCTGCTAATG GTTTCGCAGAGGCAAGGAGAGCATGTTGTGGTACGGGGTTGCTGGAAACATCGTACCTATGCAATGCCAAGTCCCCTGGAACCTGTGCAAATGCATCGCAGTACGTCTTCTGGGATGGCTTCCACCCATCTGAGGCTGCCAACGTCATCTTAGCCAATGATCTGCTCATCAGCGGCATCGCCCTCATTTCCTAA